The following are from one region of the Acidobacteriota bacterium genome:
- a CDS encoding cyclase family protein — MRRLSLTGAILVASAAFAAGADKGKIIDLTDTIRVGLVEQTAGRAMIDQYGIHEVTMEPEMNFKVTTGRSTFLGISTQVGTHVDAGAHVEPDGWTVDQIDLDHLMGPGVLVDVRGKTAADPVTPADLEKQNIQEGDIVVFYFNYHPPKPGELYSQSYLTDETARWLVGRKVRAIASNTPGVENFKRGVSQHWTDPENQKVAWPVHKILLSQRIPILEGLTNLDQLLGRTFRFIALPLKIAGADGSPIRAIAILQ, encoded by the coding sequence ATGCGTCGCTTGTCACTCACGGGGGCAATTCTTGTAGCGTCGGCAGCTTTTGCAGCGGGCGCTGACAAGGGGAAGATCATCGACCTGACCGACACAATCCGCGTCGGGCTCGTGGAGCAAACGGCCGGTCGAGCCATGATCGACCAGTATGGGATCCACGAAGTCACGATGGAACCTGAGATGAACTTCAAGGTCACCACTGGCCGGTCTACCTTCCTCGGGATTTCGACTCAGGTGGGAACGCACGTCGATGCTGGAGCACACGTAGAGCCGGATGGGTGGACGGTGGATCAGATCGATCTGGATCACCTGATGGGTCCCGGAGTGCTAGTGGATGTGCGTGGAAAAACCGCTGCGGATCCAGTCACTCCTGCTGATCTGGAGAAGCAGAACATCCAAGAAGGGGACATCGTGGTTTTCTACTTCAACTACCATCCGCCAAAACCCGGGGAATTGTACTCGCAATCCTACTTGACCGACGAGACTGCACGTTGGCTGGTCGGGCGCAAAGTGCGCGCGATCGCCAGCAATACTCCCGGTGTTGAGAACTTTAAACGGGGTGTGTCTCAGCACTGGACAGATCCGGAGAACCAGAAAGTTGCTTGGCCAGTGCACAAGATTCTGCTTTCCCAACGAATCCCAATTCTTGAGGGACTAACGAACCTCGATCAGTTACTGGGAAGAACATTCCGGTTTATCGCTCTGCCCCTAAAAATTGCCGGCGCAGATGGTTCGCCGATTCGCGCAATTGCGATCCTGCAATAG